The DNA window AACTCGCCCGCAACGCCTCTGGAAAAGATCCCCCCTCATCCAACACCTTCAATCCAAGATCCACATACGGCTCCACCTGAGCCTCGCCCACCGGACGACGGAACGCCTTGCGCGCAAACTTCGTCACCACCTTCCTCAGTTGTTCCTCCCCATTCCCCCCCTTCTCCATAGCCCCCTTCGACTCCGCACCAAAAATCCGCCGCATCACCCCCGCCCGATCCGACACCGGATAAATGCGCTCCATGGTAACTCCACGATGCGCAATCCCATTAAAACCATCCTTCTCCAGATCCCGACCCTTAAACGAAACATTCCCGCCCGGAGCTCCCGTGTCTGGACGCTTCAAACTGCGGTCATTCGGCTTCAACTCCAGCATGTGCCCCTCCTCAATCCACGCCTCAAACACGATGTCCCGCTCCTTCGCTGTCGCCTCCACCAAACCCAGCATGTTCAGCATCGGATCATTGGAAACACAGGCCCCCGAACGCAAAGTGCCCCACACCACTCCGTTCAACGGATTGATCGCCTGCACCTGATGCAAGGTCACCCGATACCAGCCATCCTCAGGCGCAACGGTCGACTCCAGCTTTCCAAAAAATTGCAGCGTGATCGGCCACGATAAACTCCGCCCATCGCGCAGTTCCGGACTCCGATTGTTCCCCTTACCCAAATGCGCCAACTCCTTGGGCTCAAATCGTTTCTTGAACACCTCATCCCCCTCCAACGCCCGTCGAAACGCCTCATCCAGCGCCAGATCCGCCACATCCAGATACCTCGCCATCTGATGATGCGACAACTGCTGCGCCGAAGCCACCGTCTCAAAACCATGCAACCCGCCATCTTCCGGCAACAAGGTCTTCAGCGGAATATCGATCCCCAGCAAATCATGCAAGGTGTGCTCATACTCCACCCGCGTCAGCCTTCGTCCCCGCACCCGACCATTCTTCGCCACATCCGCCGCATCCAACTTCCTGAGAGGTTCGCCCACATGCGCCAAAAAATCCTTCTTCTCCTCTTCACCAAGCCGGCGTTTCTCACCCGGCGGCATCTCCCCCGCCTTCACCCGCTCAAACACCCGCATCCACTTCTTAAAACTCTCCTTGTCCGTCAGATCAAACCCCAGCGAATAGAGATCGAGATCGCCCTCCTTCATTGAATCGTCATGACAGTCGGCACAATGCTGATCCACAAAAGCCAGGATCGCCTCAGGAGTCTTTGTCACCTCAGCACCCAACCCGCCGCTCAAAAGAGCCACAACGCCAAAGCCAAACCCAAAGCTCAAATTCCTGCATCCATTCCAAATCATAAAGAAAACACCGCACCCCGTAATCCGTCCTCAAACCAAAACCATCTCCAAGAGTGCTCAAGAGTATACGTCCACCCACCCCCCAAGTTTTCACCGAACTCGCCTTACGAACCCCGCCCATCCCAAAATCAACGGTAGGGAAGCGCTGCGTCGCGTCCCAAATTAAGCCGGGCGGAGGAGGCGCGGAGCCTCAGTGGCTTCCAAAACCTTCCACCGCCGCCGCCCTCGAATTAGACGGACGCGACGCAGCGCATCCCTACCGTCTCCTCACTCCATCACTCCCCATCAACTACGAACCAAGAACCAAGAACCAAGAACTTCAAACCCCCACCACCGCATCCTCCAGCGCCTGAACCACCCATGGGCCGCTCCCAACTAACGCAAACACTTCCCCTTCATTCACCACATAATCCCCCGTCGCAGGTGAATCCGTCACCCAAACCACCCCCTCGATCACCCGCAATTCGCCTCCCGCAAAAGTCTCATCAATCGCCCAAACCCGACCACGATCCAGTCGTATCTCCATCAATCGAGGAGCCCGATTCCTCCTCGATGAACCTGTCGCACCCACCGCCTCTTGACCGCCAATGCCAGGCGCAAAAAACGCCCCCATCTGCTCAATCAGTCGTGGAAGCTGCAACAATCGGTCCGTCGTTCTCATGCACCCATCTTAAGTCCCTTCGACACCATTAAACAGACACAGCAAATCTCTTTTACACCTTATACAGATTCACACCGCCACATCTGTATAAGCCATTTATTCCTGCACCTGTATCTATTCCCCCTCATCAATTGAACGACCCTGTCCCATGCCTGCCACCGCCAGAGCCACCGCCACCAAGACCACGCTCCCCATCTACCAACAACTCGCGGGCGTGCTCGAGGAGATGATCCAAAGCAAATCCCTCCGACCCGGCGACCGCATGCCCTCCGTCCGCCAGTTCAGCCGACAACAAGGCGTCTCCATCCCCACCGCCATGAGCGCCTACGCCAGCCTCGAAACCCGCGGTCTCATCGAAGCCCGACCCAAATCCGGCTTCTTCGTCCGACTGCGCGAGTCCGACCTCGTCCGCAACCCCTGGTCGCAATCCAAAATCTCCAAGATCACCGACTTCGCCAATCTCGATCCGCTCCACTCCATCATGGCGGATCACAGCAATCCCAAGTTCGTCCCCCTCGGTGCCGGCCTGCCCAGCGCAAGCCTTCTCCCCGGACTCAAACTCGCCCGCCTCATGGGCTCCATCGCCCGCCGTTTGCCCAGCGCTGGACTCGACTACGACATCGCCCCCGGCAGTGAGATGCTGCGCCGCGAACTCGCCCGCCGATCCCTCGACTGGGGTTGTCATCTCAAAGCCGAAGACTTCATCATCACCAACGGCGGCACCGAAGCCGTCTCCCTCGCCCTGCGCGCCGTCACTGAACCCGGCGACACCGTCATCGTCGAAACCCCCACCTATTTCGGCTTCTCCAACATCCTCCGCGAACTCCGCCTCAAAGCCCTGCCCATCCCCATCGACGCCACCACCGGCATCGACATCGACGCCCTTGGCACCGCCCTCAAAACCAACCGTGTCGCCGCCGCCATCCTCATCCCCAACTTCCATAATCCCATGGGCTGCCTCATGCCCGACGACCACAAAAAAGAAGTCGCCACCCTCCTCGCCGAACAAGGCATCCCCATCATCGAAGACGACATCTACGGCGACCTCCGCCACTCCGGCGCCCGTCCCCGCTGCCTCAAAGCCTTCGATCCCGACGGCTCCGTGCTCCTCTGCAGCACCTTCTCCAAAGTCCTCGCCCCCGGCTACCGCGTCGGCTACATCGCCCCCGGACGTTATCGCGACCGCATCCACAAACTCAAAGACACCAGCACCATGGCCAACGCCACGCTGCCCACCCTCGCCGTCGCCGAATTCGTCAAACACGGCGGCTACGACCGACACCTCCGCCACCTCCAACACGCCTTCAGTCATCAAGTCCAGCGCATGAGGGAAGCCATCGTCCAAACCTTCCCCGAAAACATCGGCCTCTCCCGTCCCCAAGGCAATTTTCTTCTCTGGTGCGAACTCCCCAAACAAGTCGACTCCCTGGAACTCTTCAAACGCGCCCGCGCCGCCAACATCTCCGTCGCCCCCGGCCCCCTCTTCTCGTCCGACGGCGGTTATAAAAACTTCATCCGCATCAACTGCGGCCACCCCTGGACCCCAACCATCGAACGCTCCATCGGCATCCTCGGCCACCTAGTCCACCAACTCGCCCGTTAACCCCCCATTCAAAATACAACGGTAGGGATGCGCTACGTCGCGTCCGAAACTCCCTCCTCCGAAGCCCTCACCATGGAGCGCCGACGTCTCGTCGGCCGTCCTCCCCCCCTTCAGTCGGACCACCGATGTGTCATCGGTCAACACAGCAGCAGAGAAGCGCTACGTCGCGTCCGAAACCATTCATTCCCAACGACTCAACGGCCTCAATCAAGTCCCCAATCCCCAGGCATCTTCTTTCCTCCTCGCCTCGAAACCTTCACGCAAAAAAGAAAACCACCCGCCTTTACCAAAAACCCCTTCGCGCCCAAACGAATTCTAGTCCGATGACACATCGGCCCTCCATGGACCCCCGACGTCACGTCGGCCAATCAATCCTCTCCAGTCGCCCCCCATGGAGCGCCGACGTGTCGTCGGCAATCCAATCCTCTTTAGTCGGACCACCGATGTGTCATCGGTCACCCCCCCTCAACCCCAGCATCCCCCAAACCGGACCACCGACGTTCCGTCGGTCACCACTCCACCTCCGACTTCCGACTTCCCACCTCCGACTTCAAAAAACCAACCCCTCACATCCAAAATTCGCTCAATCACACCAGAATTTTGATCGCTTACATTCAAAAACCGTCCGCATACAGCGACAAACCGACCGCTGACAGTGAACAATCACCCGCTTACAATGGCAAATCGATCAAGTGCAGCGAAAAGTTGATCGCCTACAACAGCCAACAGGTAACTTACACTAAAAAACCGCTCACGTGCAGTCACCAAGTGACCGATTACAATAGAAAAGCACTCGCTTACATCGCAAAACCGGCCGCTCACATAAAAAATCCGATCGCGCGCAGTAAAAAACCAACCGCTTACATTCAAATTTTGTCCGCATACACGCAAAATTTGCGCTTGATTGCTCAAACCGTTCAAAATCCAAAAAAACCGTTGCACGCATCCATCACAACCTTGCATACTCTCCAACAGTTTATTTCCTATACACTATTTACCCATATCCGAATCTCCTAAACACTTCCTCATTACGTTCTTAATTTCTCCTCAATGGTTAGCCAAGCAGCTTCTCTGTTAATCCCATCTATTAGTCTCCTCTCCGCCAATGAGGGAGAGAAGTCCCACCGCTCCATCGATCTGCTCGGCCACGTTTATGACTGGAGCGGAGCGAAAAAGACTGCCGCAGGTAGCCCGAAAGGTGAGCGCGGCGGCACTCATCAATATCTCCTCACCCGCTTCACCAGTGCCGAGGGCCAGAATGGCGGTCACTTCTACCCGTCGTCTCGCATTGTGCACTACCCAGTCGAGACGCTGGCCCCCTTCGAAGGCCGCATCTACGACCCCGCCTGCGTCTCCCGCGGTATGTTCGGCAAGTCCGAGAAAGGCATCGCCCCCCCCGGCGTTAATCGGTCCGATTCCTCGCAATAAGGGAGACACCAATCTAATCAATTTTATGAACGGCCAATCCTCACCTGAGTTCTCCGCGCTTTTGACAGCTCAGCAGGACTTTTCCGTGTGTGTTAAGTGTGCCAAGGAATCGGTTGAT is part of the Phragmitibacter flavus genome and encodes:
- a CDS encoding N-6 DNA methylase, with protein sequence MVSQAASLLIPSISLLSANEGEKSHRSIDLLGHVYDWSGAKKTAAGSPKGERGGTHQYLLTRFTSAEGQNGGHFYPSSRIVHYPVETLAPFEGRIYDPACVSRGMFGKSEKGIAPPGVNRSDSSQ
- a CDS encoding PLP-dependent aminotransferase family protein, with the protein product MPATARATATKTTLPIYQQLAGVLEEMIQSKSLRPGDRMPSVRQFSRQQGVSIPTAMSAYASLETRGLIEARPKSGFFVRLRESDLVRNPWSQSKISKITDFANLDPLHSIMADHSNPKFVPLGAGLPSASLLPGLKLARLMGSIARRLPSAGLDYDIAPGSEMLRRELARRSLDWGCHLKAEDFIITNGGTEAVSLALRAVTEPGDTVIVETPTYFGFSNILRELRLKALPIPIDATTGIDIDALGTALKTNRVAAAILIPNFHNPMGCLMPDDHKKEVATLLAEQGIPIIEDDIYGDLRHSGARPRCLKAFDPDGSVLLCSTFSKVLAPGYRVGYIAPGRYRDRIHKLKDTSTMANATLPTLAVAEFVKHGGYDRHLRHLQHAFSHQVQRMREAIVQTFPENIGLSRPQGNFLLWCELPKQVDSLELFKRARAANISVAPGPLFSSDGGYKNFIRINCGHPWTPTIERSIGILGHLVHQLAR
- a CDS encoding DUF2917 domain-containing protein, with translation MRTTDRLLQLPRLIEQMGAFFAPGIGGQEAVGATGSSRRNRAPRLMEIRLDRGRVWAIDETFAGGELRVIEGVVWVTDSPATGDYVVNEGEVFALVGSGPWVVQALEDAVVGV
- a CDS encoding DUF1592 domain-containing protein, with amino-acid sequence MSGGLGAEVTKTPEAILAFVDQHCADCHDDSMKEGDLDLYSLGFDLTDKESFKKWMRVFERVKAGEMPPGEKRRLGEEEKKDFLAHVGEPLRKLDAADVAKNGRVRGRRLTRVEYEHTLHDLLGIDIPLKTLLPEDGGLHGFETVASAQQLSHHQMARYLDVADLALDEAFRRALEGDEVFKKRFEPKELAHLGKGNNRSPELRDGRSLSWPITLQFFGKLESTVAPEDGWYRVTLHQVQAINPLNGVVWGTLRSGACVSNDPMLNMLGLVEATAKERDIVFEAWIEEGHMLELKPNDRSLKRPDTGAPGGNVSFKGRDLEKDGFNGIAHRGVTMERIYPVSDRAGVMRRIFGAESKGAMEKGGNGEEQLRKVVTKFARKAFRRPVGEAQVEPYVDLGLKVLDEGGSFPEALRASYRAVLCSPRFLTFVEPGSGELDDHAVATRLSYALWVSMPDEVLSRLADEGKLRDKKVLAEQVERMLADAKVKRFVHGFTDQWLKLKEIDFTNPDARLFPLFDPVLQESMVQETRAFVRSMVEEDLQVSHLVDSDFAFMNERLVRHYYGGESKAPERGAKKKSGGRQGKGKGKDKGKDNNKDEVSEKEPVVVEEKWMPEIEPGKGLQKVALRGDEKRGGLVAQGAILKVTADGTSTSPVVRGVFVNERILGAHLPPPPPGVAAIEPDIRGATSIRDQLEKHRSNMACATCHYTIDPPGLALESFDPVGVWRTGYGRDNKGAKIDPSGVTPDGEAFEDFMGWKRIYAARGKQLAQGFVQQFITYATGAPGRLSDRSAIDAVVAGSEEAGYGMRTLIRESILSEVFLRK